From the genome of Hymenobacter cellulosilyticus, one region includes:
- a CDS encoding DUF3991 domain-containing protein: MNLKNGKLKRDEPRLVQRVLRALGVPTEIVRIDIGSGANQYVFGSSELLAQFREQLAFFDAAAQRAGSPPLTTKRRIAFPIRPVRCGRELELSGSTPPAHPMNAPRENDPTELDRFKRDIDLVDYAQRQGYTIEKESRRGDWHHLVKDDEHVIVTRKGDHQVYLNTGDDRDAGSIIDFAKTRGGDGHGLNLGQVRQQLREYLDGAPAPARVYATPPDAARLSSLPVGDPEQARQAEEERRTRLISEVLGVKKEFTDRSYLHGRGITDATLDNPAFQGRIFTAQQNEHKNTAFPLYNEHGLASVEQKNEHYKSLLPLPKNGIWVSHPTEGKDTPVERVV, translated from the coding sequence GTGAACCTGAAGAACGGCAAGCTCAAGCGCGACGAACCGCGGCTGGTCCAGCGCGTGCTGCGTGCCCTGGGCGTGCCCACGGAAATCGTGCGCATCGACATCGGCAGCGGTGCCAACCAGTACGTGTTCGGCAGCAGCGAGCTACTAGCACAATTCCGCGAGCAGCTGGCCTTCTTCGACGCGGCCGCGCAGCGGGCCGGCAGCCCGCCGCTGACAACTAAACGCCGAATAGCTTTCCCCATTCGGCCGGTCAGGTGCGGAAGGGAGTTGGAGCTGTCCGGCTCCACTCCCCCAGCCCACCCCATGAACGCACCCCGGGAAAACGACCCTACCGAACTCGACCGCTTCAAGCGCGACATTGACCTGGTTGACTACGCCCAGCGCCAGGGCTACACCATCGAGAAGGAAAGCCGCCGCGGCGACTGGCATCACCTGGTCAAGGACGACGAGCACGTCATCGTCACGCGCAAGGGCGACCACCAAGTGTACCTGAACACCGGCGACGACCGCGACGCGGGCTCCATCATTGACTTTGCCAAAACCCGGGGCGGCGACGGCCACGGCCTGAACCTGGGCCAGGTGCGCCAGCAGCTGCGCGAATACCTCGACGGTGCCCCTGCTCCCGCCCGGGTGTACGCCACCCCGCCGGATGCCGCGCGCCTGAGCAGCCTGCCCGTAGGCGACCCGGAGCAGGCCCGGCAAGCCGAGGAGGAGCGCCGCACCCGCCTGATATCCGAGGTGCTGGGCGTCAAGAAGGAGTTCACTGACCGCAGCTACCTGCACGGGCGCGGCATTACCGACGCGACGCTGGATAACCCTGCCTTTCAGGGCCGCATCTTCACCGCGCAGCAGAACGAGCACAAGAACACGGCCTTTCCGCTCTACAACGAGCACGGGCTGGCCAGCGTCGAGCAGAAGAACGAGCACTACAAAAGCCTGCTGCCCCTGCCCAAAAACGGCATCTGGGTGTCGCACCCCACCGAGGGCAAGGACACGCCGGTGGAGCGCGTGGTGTGA